One region of Fragaria vesca subsp. vesca linkage group LG4, FraVesHawaii_1.0, whole genome shotgun sequence genomic DNA includes:
- the LOC101310212 gene encoding uncharacterized protein LOC101310212, which translates to MEKLCLALYFAGCKLRHYMLAFTTVVIAQSDLVKYMLSRPILRGRIGKWILAMSEFSLQYVPQKAVKGQAIADFLAHHPPSELTAFRELEFAAVALAPWTLYFAGSRTDTAAGAGIAIANPTRDRFSYSFQLDFKCTNNQAEYEALIISLEILLDLGVREVQIFGDSLLVVNQLVEKFKCLSSSIEPYLRKAFEVLDRFDDVYIEHIPRKFNFAANELAQVASGLSLRDGVRERLLKVERRTLPSFIARGQFQANTPEVAALDPIDEDWRLPFIAYLQNPNDAAHSRQIRFLALNFVLRNGELRQRGEDGNDFRCVYGNEAKRIMREVHYGVCGSHQAGPKMRWLIRRHGYYWPTILKNCIAFAKGCQDCQAHGPVQHIPNIPLQPIIKPWPGRGWAIDFVGIIHPHSSEQHKFIIVATDFFTKWVEAEPLKVASANSVRNFIFRNIISRFGIPECIVTDRGAAFMADSVVKYLNDYGIKLLHSTPYYAQSNGQAEASNKVILGILRKMLELNPRV; encoded by the coding sequence ATGGAGAAGTTGTGTCTTGCCCTATATTTTGCAGGGTGCAAGTTACGCCATTACATGCTTGCCTTTACCACGGTTGTGATCGCTCAATCCGACCTGGTCAAATACATGCTCTCTCGCCCTATCTTGCGGGGACGCATCGGCAAGTGGATCCTAGCCATGTCCGAATTCTCGTTGCAATATGTTCCGCAAAAGGCAGTAAAAGGACAGGCAATAGCAGACTTTCTCGCTCATCACCCACCCTCAGAGCTCACGGCGTTTCGCGAATTGGAATTCGCTGCTGTGGCACTCGCTCCATGGACCCTGTACTTTGCTGGTTCACGGACTGATACCGCAGCCGGAGCTGGGATAGCCATAGCCAATCCCACTAGAGATCGCTTCTCCTACTCGTTCCAGCTCGATTTCAAATGTACCAACAACCAGGCTGAGTACGAGGCGCTGATCATCAGCCTAGAGATTTTGTTGGATTTAGGAGTCCGCGAGGTTCAGATCTTTGGTGATTCTTTGTTGGTCGTTAACCAGCTGGTGGAAAAGTTTAAGTGCTTAAGCTCATCAATTGAGCCATACTTGCGCAAGGCATTTGAGGTGTTGGATCGATTTGACGACGTTTACATCGAGCACATACCACGCAAGTTCAACTTTGCCGCCAACGAGCTCGCCCAAGTAGCGTCCGGTCTCAGCTTGCGCGACGGCGTGCGCGAACGTTTGCTCAAAGTCGAACGCCGTACGCTTCCCTCTTTCATCGCTAGGGGGCAATTTCAGGCCAACACCCCCGAAGTTGCGGCCTTGGACCCTATCGACGAGGATTGGCGGCTACCATTTATCGCCTACCTCCAGAACCCCAACGACGCCGCTCACTCCAGGCAAATACGTTTCCTCGCCTTAAACTTTGTTTTACGCAATGGCGAACTCCGGCAGCGTGGGGAAGACGGAAACGATTTCCGTTGCGTATATGGGAACGAAGCTAAACGTATCATGCGCGAAGTCCATTATGGGGTTTGCGGTTCGCACCAGGCCGGGCCCAAAATGCGATGGTTGATCCGTCGCCATGGGTACTACTGGCCAACCATTCTGAAAAACTGTATCGCCTTCGCCAAAGGTTGCCAAGACTGCCAGGCTCACGGACCAGTGCAACATATTCCCAACATCCCGTTGCAGCCTATCATTAAACCTTGGCCGGGTCGCGGTTGGGCAATAGATTTCGTTGGCATTATTCATCCCCATTCTTCTGAGCAGCATAAGTTCATTATCGTCGCCACCGATTTCTTTACCAAGTGGGTCGAGGCCGAACCACTCAAGGTTGCCTCCGCCAACTCGGTTCGCAACTTTATTTTCCGCAATATCATCTCCCGCTTTGGTATCCCGGAGTGCATCGTTACAGACAGGGGAGCAGCTTTCATGGCTGATTCAGTTGTTAAGTACTTAAACGACTACGGAATCAAGCTTCTCCACTCTACGCCATATTATGCACAGTCCAACGGCCAAGCGGAGGCTAGTAATAAGGTCATCCTTGGCATCCTCCGCAAGATGTTGGAGTTGAACCCGCGTGTCTAG
- the LOC101310794 gene encoding uncharacterized protein LOC101310794 codes for MVFFISERYAFPPNTTCSAADIPVSSEDVNSIPLPCSSEMGPVPAQADDAPQMEITSSIKHKQTLTLSTPTLDMATHMRPLYITAEVEGKMINKVMVDTGAAVTVVTTRTMGLLDIPRSMIQTTSLTVKNFTGQVSRTLGLLFLRVKVGPASRVYTFFVAECTSSYSMILGRDWIHRSFCVPSSMHQELMIWDAENREALIIKADPRPFSISANFNNARYYTTDLGPLDVQDVDNKGRPYGITASNLTRWGLTQAKDDLQRPHTIASPTPRSDE; via the coding sequence ATGGTGTTCTTCATTTCGGAAAGATACGCTTTCCCACCAAACACAACCTGCAGTGCGGCGGATATTCCCGTCAGCAGCGAGGATGTCAATAGCATACCCCTGCCATGCAGCAGCGAAATGGGCCCAGTTCCGGCACAAGCTGATGACGCCCCACAGATGGAAATTACGAGCAGCATCAAACATAAGCAAACTCTAACCCTCTCCACACCAACTTTGGACATGGCCACTCACATGCGGCCACTATATATCACGGCCGAAGTCGAAGGAAAAATGATCAACAAGGTCATGGTCGACACCGGTGCCGCGGTCACTGTTGTCACAACCCGTACCATGGGACTCCTAGACATCCCGCGCTCGATGATCCAAACCACGTCCTTAACAGTCAAGAACTTCACCGGGCAAGTGTCCAGAACCCTAGGCTTGCTATTCCTACGGGTCAAGGTCGGGCCGGCATCACGGGTTTACACCTTTTTCGTCGCCGAATGCACTTCCTCTTACAGCATGATTCTTGGCCGAGATTGGATCCACAGAAGTTTTTGCGTGCCTTCCTCCATGCACCAAGAACTCATGATTTGGGACGCCGAGAACCGTGAAGCGCTCATCATCAAAGCCGACCCGCGGCCATTCTCTATCTCCGCCAACTTCAACAATGCCCGATATTATACTACAGACTTGGGTCCGTTGGATGTTCAAGACGTCGATAACAAGGGCCGCCCATATGGAATAACGGCCTCCAATCTAACGCGATGGGGACTTACCCAGGCGAAGGACGATTTGCAACGTCCTCACACCATCGCGAGTCCCACACCCCGTTCTGATGAATAA
- the LOC101305359 gene encoding flavin-containing monooxygenase YUCCA3-like, which yields MMFDSACHSQSPDQNELFSRRCVWVNGPVIVGAGPSGLAVGAGLKDQGVPFIILERADCIASLWQKRTYDRLKLHLPKQFCQLPNFPFPEDFPEYPSKNQFIKYLESYAKHFDINPNFNETVQSAKYDETFGLWRVKTIAQSGTVFAVEVEYICRWLVVATGENSEKVVPEFEGLENFGGHVMHACDYRSGAAYGGKNVLVVGCGNSGMEVSLDLCNHDASPSMVVRSSVHVLPREILGKSTFELAVFLMKWVPLWLADKILLILAWIFLGNLQKYGIKRPSTGPLQLKHNSGKTPVLDIGALQKIRSGEIKVVPGIKRFSHGSVELVNGQNLMIDSVILATGYRSNVPSWLKENEFFSGDGIPRNPFPNGWKGKAGLYAVGFTRRGLSGASLDAIGVSQDISKSWKEETKQKRKTVAARHRRCISHF from the exons ATGATGTTTGATAGTGCTTGTCACAGTCAATCTCCAGACCAAAACGAGCTTTTCTCCAGGAGATGTGTATGGGTGAACGGACCGGTCATCGTCGGCGCCGGTCCTTCAGGCCTAGCAGTTGGTGCTGGTCTTAAAGACCAAGGAGTCCCATTCATCATTCTAGAAAGAGCTGACTGCATTGCTTCACTTTGGCAAAAGAGAACATATGATCGCCTCAAGCTTCACCTCCCCAAACAGTTTTGCCAGTTACCCAACTTCCCTTTCCCGGAGGACTTCCCAGAGTACCCTTCCAAAAACCAGTTCATCAAGTATCTCGAGTCCTATGCTAAGCACTTTGACATAAACCCCAATTTCAATGAAACAGTTCAGTCTGCCAAGTACGACGAGACCTTTGGTCTATGGCGGGTGAAGACCATTGCTCAAAGTGGTACAGTCTTTGCTGTCGAAGTCGAGTACATTTGCCGGTGGCTCGTGGTGGCTACCGGAGAGAATTCCGAGAAAGTAGTGCCGGAGTTTGAAGGCTTGGAGAACTTTGGCGGCCATGTCATGCATGCTTGCGACTATAGATCCGGCGCCGCTTACGGTGGCAAGAATGTACTAGTTGTTGGATGTGGAAATTCCGGCATGGAAGTCTCCCTTGATCTTTGCAACCACGATGCTAGCCCTTCCATGGTTGTTCGAAGTTCG GTTCATGTTTTGCCAAGGGAAATTCTTGGAAAGTCAACATTTGAATTGGCAGTATTTCTGATGAAGTGGGTGCCGCTTTGGCTTGCTGACAAGATATTGCTGATACTAGCTTGGATATTTCTGGGAAATCTTCAAAAATATGGTATAAAGAGACCATCCACAGGTCCTTTGCAGCTGAAGCACAACTCTGGGAAGACTCCAGTTTTGGACATTGGAGCTCTCCAGAAAATAAGATCTGGTGAAATCAAGGTGGTTCCTGGAATCAAGAGGTTCTCTCATGGCAGTGTTGAGCTTGTTAATGGTCAAAATCTTATGATTGATTCTGTCATTTTGGCTACTGGGTATCGCAGCAATGTTCCTTCATGGCTCAAG GAAAATGAGTTCTTTTCTGGAGATGGAATCCCCAGAAATCCATTCCCAAATGGGTGGAAAGGGAAAGCTGGACTTTATGCAGTTGGGTTCACTAGGAGGGGACTATCTGGAGCATCATTGGATGCCATTGGTGTATCACAAGACATTTCCAAGAGCTGGAAAGAAGAAACTAAGCAGAAACGGAAAACGGTGGCTGCTCGTCACCGTAGATGTATTTCGCATTTCTAA